The Prosthecodimorpha staleyi nucleotide sequence GCCAACCTGAATTCGAATCCGGGTCGGAGAAGGCATGAATGTCGCCCGTCAGATCCTCGATTCGAGTGCCGGCGTGGCTCCGGCCGGCGATGAGATAGGACTGATAGAGAAGACCGCCCCTCCAGACCGGAACGGCGACAAGGTCCAGTCGGTCGGCATTGGCAACGAACGGAAAGCCGCAGATCCATGCCGCGTCGAGCTGCCCGGACAACAGCAGGGAGGTGATCTCCTGGTAGATCCTCCGGCTGACCAGCTTCACGACCGATCCGGTCGCCCGCTCCAGGTAACTCTTCAGGCTCGCGAGCAGCTCCAGATCGGACGTCAAGAAAACGGGGGTCAATCCAAACCGGATTTCCTTCTCTTGCGAGCGGCCCACATGCGGACCCGCCGCAATGAGCGGTGCCAAGGACAAAAGCCGCATGGCTGCTCGTCGGCCAAAAAGCCGAGGTGCCGGCATCGTGCATCCCGCCCGTCGTCTCGGTGCTTCTCTGTCACCGTCTGACCTGATGACGATACCGCGTTCCTCGGTGAATCCGAAGCGAAGCGCCATTCAGGGTCGAGAACCGGGAGCGTCGCAGAACCGTCATGATCTGTCGATAAGTCTCGACGTATGGACCAAGAGCAGACCATACTCGCCTTGGCGGCGCTCGCGCAGCCGACGCGGCTCGACACCTTCAGGATGCTGGTCGCCAGTGCGCCCGCGCCGATTCCGGCCGGCGAACTCGCGCGCCGCCTGGCCGTCCCGCACAACACCATGTCGGCGCATCTGGCCGTGCTGGCCAGGGCCGGCCTGGTCACGGCCGAACGCCGG carries:
- a CDS encoding PhnD/SsuA/transferrin family substrate-binding protein; the protein is MRLLSLAPLIAAGPHVGRSQEKEIRFGLTPVFLTSDLELLASLKSYLERATGSVVKLVSRRIYQEITSLLLSGQLDAAWICGFPFVANADRLDLVAVPVWRGGLLYQSYLIAGRSHAGTRIEDLTGDIHAFSDPDSNSGWLVTAAALARLGTTPGRFFRQTFFTYGHRNVIRAVSSGLAASGSVDGYVYEVMSEVEAALVAETRVVVKSAWLGFPPVACASSQGSAPHIVRLREALTGMSQDHEGQKALSI
- a CDS encoding ArsR/SmtB family transcription factor — encoded protein: MDQEQTILALAALAQPTRLDTFRMLVASAPAPIPAGELARRLAVPHNTMSAHLAVLARAGLVTAERR